From Schistocerca americana isolate TAMUIC-IGC-003095 chromosome 11, iqSchAmer2.1, whole genome shotgun sequence, the proteins below share one genomic window:
- the LOC124554123 gene encoding transmembrane protein 216-like: MATFAEKMSTFVTRANMFFTKTDMCVIFFEPLLPYQILLHWNSYFMAFFVVCEIGTTALKILSLPCPPDYLYTNLLVIVFLTITETGRLYMAMKGNLGEDDFKSVICSLFLCPFSVLGTVYLLTWQVYVLRLDFIICVMALSMQSLGALCGLYTLWIMYRDAFCWY; the protein is encoded by the coding sequence ATGGCAACATTCGCCGAAAAAATGAGTACTTTCGTAACAAGAGCTAATATGTTCTTCACGAAGACCGACATGTGTGTAATATTTTTCGAACCTCTCCTTCCATATCAAATACTTCTGCACTGGAATTCATATTTTATGGCTTTCTTTGTAGTGTGCGAAATAGGAACGACGGCGCTAAAAATTCTTTCCCTCCCGTGCCCACCAGATTATCTTTACACAAACTTGTTAGTTATAGTGTTTTTGACTATTACCGAAACAGGGAGGCTGTACATGGCAATGAAAGGAAATCTAGGGGAAGATGATTTTAAGTCAGTTATTTGTTCGTTATTTTTGTGTCCATTTTCTGTTCTTGGAACAGTTTATTTGTTAACATGGCAAGTTTATGTTTTGAGACTAGATTTTATAATATGCGTCATGGCACTTTCAATGCAATCTCTTGGAGCTTTGTGTGGTTTGTATACGCTTTGGATAATGTACAGAGACGCTTTCTGCTGGTACTGA